From Rubricoccus marinus, a single genomic window includes:
- a CDS encoding replication protein RepA: MTHILSQRPEDAGAIAMNPTTFVQAMLPHKERYLLGADGERVTIHGVGGKPQPLLATTYAATNGSFTLTIRAGTKRGPNHVHPEVSRGIPFGGLARLLLCYIITEAQIKKRRTIDLGTTLTDFCERVDITPSGGEHGRIAYVIDQLQRLSTAVVDYRWDTFEGPHAHQRGESILFVDSYHFWHCAATPTSEPADGGTITLSDRFWHEIVVGSCFPIDFRKAQLFRARPTAYDLYLWLTYRLSGLERTGRPEVVVNYDQLHAQLGSHYKTDEHGKLTASAKKNFGYKVRDAIRAIAAVWPELHVEFPRGRVVVRSTGPDVQTRQAKRAK; this comes from the coding sequence GTGACCCACATCCTCTCGCAACGGCCCGAGGACGCCGGGGCCATCGCCATGAACCCGACGACGTTCGTGCAGGCGATGCTGCCTCACAAAGAGCGCTACCTCCTCGGCGCCGACGGCGAGCGCGTCACCATCCATGGCGTGGGTGGCAAGCCCCAACCGCTCCTGGCGACGACCTACGCCGCCACGAATGGCAGCTTTACGCTCACCATCCGCGCGGGGACGAAGCGCGGCCCGAACCACGTCCACCCCGAGGTGTCGCGTGGCATCCCGTTCGGCGGCCTGGCGCGGCTGCTGCTGTGCTACATCATCACCGAGGCCCAGATCAAGAAGCGGCGCACGATCGACCTCGGGACCACGCTGACGGACTTCTGCGAGCGCGTCGACATCACGCCGTCGGGCGGCGAGCACGGACGCATCGCCTACGTCATCGACCAGCTCCAACGCCTGTCGACGGCCGTCGTGGACTACCGCTGGGACACGTTCGAGGGACCGCACGCCCACCAGCGCGGCGAGAGCATCCTGTTCGTCGACAGCTACCACTTCTGGCACTGCGCGGCCACCCCTACGAGCGAGCCCGCCGACGGCGGGACGATCACGCTCTCGGACCGCTTCTGGCACGAGATCGTCGTCGGCTCCTGTTTCCCTATCGACTTCCGCAAGGCACAGCTCTTCCGCGCGCGGCCGACGGCGTACGACCTCTACCTGTGGCTCACGTACCGCCTGAGCGGACTCGAACGGACGGGTCGGCCCGAGGTCGTCGTGAACTACGACCAGCTCCACGCCCAGCTTGGCAGCCACTACAAGACCGACGAGCACGGCAAGCTCACCGCTTCGGCCAAGAAGAACTTCGGCTACAAGGTGCGCGACGCCATCCGCGCGATCGCGGCCGTCTGGCCCGAGCTCCACGTCGAGTTTCCCCGTGGCCGTGTCGTCGTCCGGTCCACGGGTCCTGACGTCCAGACCCGGCAGGCCAAAAGGGCGAAATAG
- a CDS encoding transposase, with translation MSTSEPIADSDGFQPTSGASPAYRRTGPSVHALTYYVLLVTRRRRPLFEGAAAAARLKELLRLEAERMGLGVESIDVNPATVTIHIHAPPTLSPHKIVRELRRAASGPLREEFPHIKSAGGLFVRDYMVTSVPVPETDCDAFERHIPKRWTPKAASPKAEE, from the coding sequence GTGTCCACGTCCGAACCCATCGCCGACTCTGACGGCTTCCAGCCGACGAGCGGGGCCTCGCCCGCGTACCGGCGCACCGGACCCTCGGTCCACGCGCTGACCTACTACGTCCTGCTCGTCACGCGGCGGCGGCGGCCCCTGTTCGAGGGCGCGGCTGCGGCGGCCAGGCTGAAGGAGCTGCTGAGACTGGAGGCCGAGCGGATGGGCTTGGGCGTCGAGTCCATCGACGTGAACCCGGCCACGGTCACGATCCACATCCACGCCCCACCGACGCTGTCGCCCCACAAGATCGTGCGCGAGCTTCGCCGGGCCGCGTCGGGGCCGCTGCGCGAGGAGTTTCCGCACATCAAGAGCGCGGGCGGCTTGTTCGTCCGCGACTACATGGTGACCTCGGTACCCGTCCCGGAGACGGACTGCGACGCGTTCGAGCGTCACATCCCGAAGCGCTGGACGCCGAAAGCGGCGTCGCCGAAGGCGGAGGAGTAA
- a CDS encoding helix-turn-helix domain-containing protein, whose translation MPPPRATDPDVHRLFLKAVGTVVRRRREAVGMTQERLEAASAVHVTHVRAIEAGRRNASGLVLWQLAQGLGVSYGTFSTEVEAEVGASREG comes from the coding sequence ATGCCACCCCCCCGAGCCACGGATCCCGACGTCCACCGCCTGTTCCTCAAGGCGGTGGGGACGGTCGTCCGTCGGCGGCGGGAAGCGGTCGGGATGACGCAGGAGCGTCTGGAGGCGGCGTCGGCGGTTCACGTGACCCACGTGCGCGCGATCGAGGCCGGGCGGCGGAACGCGTCGGGGCTGGTGCTGTGGCAGCTGGCGCAGGGGCTCGGCGTCTCCTACGGGACGTTCAGCACGGAAGTCGAAGCGGAAGTCGGCGCGTCGCGCGAGGGATAG
- a CDS encoding type II toxin-antitoxin system VapC family toxin, with product MRVLADTSVLVPGLIEAHPHHGRAAPTLDRAASGEIDLVVAAHALAETYATLTALRPRLTPTAVLRLIEEGALQFAEVVPLGADDYRAVLDRMAALDLLSGAVYDGLHVRAAEKAGADELRTFNDRDFRRMPPEAPCRLVVV from the coding sequence GTGAGGGTCCTCGCTGACACGTCCGTCCTCGTCCCTGGCCTCATCGAAGCGCACCCCCACCACGGGCGCGCGGCCCCGACTCTCGACCGCGCCGCCTCTGGCGAGATCGATCTCGTCGTCGCCGCGCACGCGCTCGCCGAGACCTACGCGACGCTCACGGCCCTGAGGCCCCGCCTCACGCCGACGGCCGTCCTCCGCCTGATTGAGGAGGGGGCGCTCCAGTTCGCCGAGGTCGTCCCGCTGGGCGCCGACGACTACCGCGCCGTGCTCGACCGGATGGCGGCCCTCGACCTGCTGAGCGGCGCCGTCTACGACGGGCTCCACGTCCGCGCGGCGGAGAAGGCCGGCGCCGACGAGCTGCGCACGTTCAACGACCGCGACTTCCGGCGGATGCCGCCCGAGGCTCCCTGCAGGCTCGTCGTCGTGTAG